Proteins encoded within one genomic window of Apis mellifera strain DH4 linkage group LG1, Amel_HAv3.1, whole genome shotgun sequence:
- the LOC409462 gene encoding cyclin-dependent kinase 10, with product MMTKDETLEKKSVENNDTDKKTASESGPDPSAPITRRGVLTSFLTGKPMEIPEQDILGKCRFVSEFEKLNRIGEGTYGIVYRARDTKNDKVVALKKVRMEHEKDGLPVSGLREISVLLSCRHENIVHLREVVVGRSLESIFLAMEYCEQDLASLLDNMQAPFSESQVKCIVLQVLKGLRYLHHNFIVHRDLKVSNLLMTDKGCVKIADFGLARWFGLPLKPMTPRVVTLWYRAPELLLQAKTQTTSVDMWAAGCILGELLGHRPLLPGRSEIAQLELIVDLLGTPSEAIWPEFNTLPALQNFTLKQQPYNNLKQRFPWLSAAGLRLLNFLFMYDPKKRATAEECLQSSYFKEAPLPCDPKLMPTFPQHRNMKKAAPPKETREPETTVTDQTNNLPAISDLLGSLVKKRRVE from the exons atgatGACAaaag ACGaaacattagaaaaaaaatcagtagaaaataatgatactGATAAAAAAACTGCATCTGAATCAGGTCCTGATCCATCAGCACCAATAACTAGGAGAGGAGTATTAACATCATTTTTGACTGGCAAACCAATGGAAATACCAGAACaagatatt ctaGGTAAATGCAGATTTGTatctgaatttgaaaaattaaatcgtataGGAGAAGGTACTTATGGAATTGTTTATAGAGCAAGAGACACTAAAAATGACAAAGTTGTAGCATTGAAAAAAGTTCGAATGGAACATGAGAAAGATGGTCTTCCAGTCAGTGGTTTAAGAGAAATATCTGTTCTTTTATCTTGTCGTCatgaaaatattgtacatttaAGAGAAGTAGTAGTAGGAAGAAGTTTAGAAAGCATATTTCTTGCCATGGAATATTGTGAACAAGATTTAGCAAGTTTGTTAGACAATATGCAAGCTCCATTTTCAGAAAGTCAAGTCAAATGTATTGTTTTACAAGTACTAAAAGGTTTACGTTATTtgcatcataattttattgtacacAGAGATTTGAAAGTCTCAAATCTCTTAATGACAGATAAAGGATGTGTAAAAATTGCTGATTTTGGATTAGCTAGGTGGTTTGGTTTACCTTTAAAACCAATGACACCTAGAGTAGTAACATTATGGTATAGAGCACCAGAATTGTTATTACAAGCAAAAACTCAAACAACTTCTGTTGATATGTGGGCTGCAGGTTGCATTCTAg GAGAATTACTTGGACATCGGCCTTTATTGCCTGGAAGATCAGAAATTGCACAGTTAGAACTAATTGTTGATTTATTAGGAACACCAAGTGAAGCAATTTGGCCAGAATTTAATACACTTCCAGCATTACAAAACTTTACATTAAAACAACaaccatataataatttaaaacaaaggTTTCCATGGTTAAGTGCTGCTGGTttgagattattaaattttttattcatgtatgatccaaaaaaaagagcaaCTGCAGAAGAATGTTTACAAAGTAGTTATTTTAAAGAAGCCCCTTTGC CGTGTGATCCCAAACTGATGCCTACTTTTCCACAacatagaaatatgaaaaaagctGCTCCACCAAAGGAAACTAGAGAACCAGAAACAACAGTTACAGATCAAACTAATAATTTACCTGCAATTTCAGATCTT CTTGGTTCACTTGTCAAGAAAAGGCGAgttgaatga
- the CSP6 gene encoding chemosensory protein 6 isoform X1, with amino-acid sequence MDIDRILQNGRILTNYIKCMLDEGPCTNEGRELKKILPDALSTGCNKCNEKQKHTANKVVNYLKTKRPKDWERLSAKYDSTGEYKKRYEHGLQFAKNN; translated from the exons ATGGACATTGACAGAATTCTGCAGAATGGTCGTATCCTCACTAATTACATTAAATGCATGTTGGATGAAGGACCATGTACTAACGAAGgtagagaattaaaaa aaatattacctGATGCTCTATCTACCGGTTGCAATAAGTGCAATGAAAAACAGAAACATACAGCAAATAAAgtagtaaattatttaaaaaccaaGAGACCAAAAGATTGGGAACGGCTTTCTGCAAAATATGATTCTACTGGTGAATATAAAAAGCGTTATGAACATGGATtgcaatttgcaaaaaataattaa
- the CSP6 gene encoding chemosensory protein 6 precursor: MKIYILLFVLVTITCVIAEDYTTKYDDMDIDRILQNGRILTNYIKCMLDEGPCTNEGRELKKILPDALSTGCNKCNEKQKHTANKVVNYLKTKRPKDWERLSAKYDSTGEYKKRYEHGLQFAKNN; this comes from the exons atgaagatttatattttactatttgtcTTGGTCACAATTACTTGTGTAATAGCGGAAGATTATACTACCAAATATGATGATATGGACATTGACAGAATTCTGCAGAATGGTCGTATCCTCACTAATTACATTAAATGCATGTTGGATGAAGGACCATGTACTAACGAAGgtagagaattaaaaa aaatattacctGATGCTCTATCTACCGGTTGCAATAAGTGCAATGAAAAACAGAAACATACAGCAAATAAAgtagtaaattatttaaaaaccaaGAGACCAAAAGATTGGGAACGGCTTTCTGCAAAATATGATTCTACTGGTGAATATAAAAAGCGTTATGAACATGGATtgcaatttgcaaaaaataattaa
- the LOC751767 gene encoding chemosensory protein 5 isoform X1, with protein sequence LQPNDCKLTFDFSISIDDRPYVQKQLHCILDRGHCDVIGKKIKELLPEVLNNHCNRCTSRQIGIANTLIPFMQQNYPYEWQLILRRYKIMKYY encoded by the exons ttacaaccTAACGATTGTAAATtaacttttgatttttctatttctattgat gataGACCATATGTACAAAAACAACTTCATTGTATTTTGGATCGAGGACATTGTGAtgtaattggaaagaaaattaaag AATTGTTGCCAGAAGTGTTGAACAATCATTGCAATCGATGCACGTCACGACAAATTGGAATTGCAAATACATTAATACCTTTTATGCAACAAAATTATCCCTATGAATGGCAGTTGATTCTACgacgttataaaataatgaaatattattaa
- the LOC751767 gene encoding chemosensory protein 5 precursor (The RefSeq protein has 1 substitution compared to this genomic sequence), with product MKIKILLFFTILALINVKAQDDISKFLKDRPYVQKQLHCILDRGHCDVIGKKIKELLPEVLNNHCNRCTSRQIGIANTLIPFMQQNYPYEWQLILRRYKIMKYY from the exons atgaaaataaaaattcttctttttttcactattCTCGCATTAATAAACGTTGAAGCGCAagatgatatttcaaaatttttaaaggataGACCATATGTACAAAAACAACTTCATTGTATTTTGGATCGAGGACATTGTGAtgtaattggaaagaaaattaaag AATTGTTGCCAGAAGTGTTGAACAATCATTGCAATCGATGCACGTCACGACAAATTGGAATTGCAAATACATTAATACCTTTTATGCAACAAAATTATCCCTATGAATGGCAGTTGATTCTACgacgttataaaataatgaaatattattaa